One segment of Candidatus Melainabacteria bacterium DNA contains the following:
- a CDS encoding NADP-dependent oxidoreductase, producing MQNQFLKPFPNRQWFYVKRPANRVTEEHFQLRESDLSPELAANEVIVQAKYISVDPYMRIQQHERNTYDVPHPLGIVQRAGTVGKIVASNSQKFSQGDWVLGYNGWQLFARCHESEIQKLDPEAAPVSTALGVLGMPGRTAWFGLMEAGRPRPGETVVVSGAAGAVGSLVAQFAKRAGCRVIGIAGGSAKCSFLIDKLKLDGAIDYKKFDNRETLSEEIVRQTNGVDIYFDNVGGTITDAIIPNIKLRARIIICGAISQYDGGLDQPEQGPRFLQHLLFQRATIQGILARDYTNRMEEMTKIVAPWVRNNEIVFEETVIDGFEKLPEALNSLFEGRNLGKLLVRV from the coding sequence ATGCAGAACCAGTTTCTTAAGCCCTTTCCTAATCGACAGTGGTTTTATGTGAAACGACCTGCCAATCGTGTTACCGAGGAACACTTTCAATTGCGTGAAAGTGATTTATCGCCAGAACTTGCGGCAAACGAGGTCATTGTTCAGGCCAAATACATAAGCGTTGATCCGTACATGCGAATTCAGCAGCATGAGCGGAACACTTACGATGTCCCCCATCCTCTGGGCATTGTCCAGCGCGCGGGCACTGTCGGTAAGATTGTGGCCAGCAACAGCCAAAAGTTCAGCCAGGGAGATTGGGTGCTCGGTTACAATGGCTGGCAACTATTCGCCAGGTGTCATGAGAGCGAAATTCAGAAGCTCGACCCCGAGGCTGCTCCTGTCAGTACGGCTCTCGGTGTTCTGGGCATGCCCGGTCGAACGGCCTGGTTCGGACTCATGGAAGCAGGTCGACCCAGACCTGGAGAAACTGTTGTGGTCTCAGGTGCAGCTGGGGCGGTTGGCTCCCTCGTTGCCCAGTTCGCTAAACGTGCCGGTTGCAGAGTCATTGGTATTGCGGGCGGTTCAGCCAAATGTAGCTTTCTGATTGACAAATTGAAACTTGATGGTGCCATCGATTACAAGAAGTTTGATAACCGGGAAACTTTATCGGAAGAAATAGTCAGGCAGACTAATGGTGTCGACATTTACTTCGATAATGTTGGTGGAACCATTACTGACGCCATTATTCCCAATATAAAACTGCGCGCAAGAATCATCATATGTGGTGCTATCAGCCAATATGATGGTGGTCTTGATCAACCCGAGCAAGGTCCCAGGTTTCTGCAGCATTTGCTTTTTCAACGGGCAACCATTCAGGGGATTTTGGCTCGTGACTATACGAACCGCATGGAGGAGATGACGAAAATTGTTGCCCCCTGGGTGCGCAACAACGAGATAGTGTTTGAAGAAACCGTTATCGACGGCTTTGAGAAACTACCTGAGGCGCTCAATAGTTTGTTTGAGGGAAGAAATTTGGGAAAGCTGCTTGTGCGAGTTTGA